The following coding sequences lie in one Isoptericola variabilis 225 genomic window:
- a CDS encoding glycine betaine ABC transporter substrate-binding protein — translation MTTARFTRTARTRTAATAAAVALGLTLTACASEEPQGAGGDSAAGGDETEISIGIPSGWDEGIAVSHLWKRILEEQGYTVETETADVGVVYTGLAGGDFDVTFDVWLPYTHASYEEKYGSQVTDLGVWYDDAKLTIAVNEDSPAQSLEDLAAMADEYGNKLVGIEAGAGLTQITQDEVVPTYGLEGMEYAISSTPAMLAELKGATDAGENIAVTLWRPHWAYDEFPIRDLEDPQGALGDAEEIHIWGAADFEERYPQLTEWLAGFTLTDEQLFSLENTMFNDPQYADDPEAAVDAWLEDNQDLLEDLGI, via the coding sequence ATGACCACCGCACGCTTCACCCGCACGGCCCGCACCCGCACGGCCGCGACGGCCGCAGCCGTCGCGCTCGGCCTGACCCTCACCGCCTGCGCCTCCGAGGAGCCGCAGGGCGCGGGCGGCGACTCCGCCGCCGGCGGCGACGAGACCGAGATCTCGATCGGCATCCCCTCCGGCTGGGACGAGGGCATCGCCGTCTCCCACCTGTGGAAGCGCATCCTCGAGGAGCAGGGCTACACGGTCGAGACCGAGACCGCGGACGTCGGCGTCGTCTACACCGGCCTGGCCGGCGGCGACTTCGACGTGACGTTCGACGTCTGGCTGCCGTACACGCACGCCTCCTACGAGGAGAAGTACGGCTCGCAGGTGACCGACCTCGGCGTCTGGTACGACGACGCGAAGCTCACCATCGCGGTCAACGAGGACTCGCCCGCGCAGTCCCTCGAGGACCTCGCCGCGATGGCGGACGAGTACGGCAACAAGCTCGTCGGCATCGAGGCGGGCGCCGGCCTGACCCAGATCACGCAGGACGAGGTCGTCCCGACGTACGGGCTCGAGGGCATGGAGTACGCGATCTCCTCGACGCCCGCGATGCTCGCCGAGCTCAAGGGCGCGACCGACGCCGGCGAGAACATCGCCGTGACCCTGTGGCGCCCGCACTGGGCCTACGACGAGTTCCCCATCCGCGACCTCGAGGACCCGCAGGGGGCGCTCGGTGACGCCGAGGAGATCCACATCTGGGGCGCCGCGGACTTCGAGGAGCGCTACCCGCAGCTCACCGAGTGGCTCGCCGGCTTCACGCTGACCGACGAGCAGCTCTTCTCGCTCGAGAACACGATGTTCAACGACCCGCAGTACGCGGACGACCCGGAGGCCGCGGTCGACGCGTGGCTCGAGGACAACCAGGACCTCCTGGAGGACCTGGGCATCTGA
- a CDS encoding YoaK family protein, with protein MLRALTADRDRLHLGLMLALTFSTGTADAVGYLGLDRVFTGNMTGNVVILGMALAGADDLPVTGPLLAFGTFMAGAALGGVVLRPVRVGWTPRTTSLFVVVGAVMAALAVLLVAFDDDMPHAVQLVVTVLLAFAMGLQAATARHLAVKDVTTVVVTSTITSLAADARLGGGTGAHAPRRILAIGLIGAGACVGALLLQAHVAWGVAVSAAITLAVAALGHTTEAE; from the coding sequence GTGCTTCGAGCCCTCACCGCGGACCGCGACCGTCTCCACCTGGGCCTCATGCTGGCCCTCACGTTCTCGACCGGGACCGCCGACGCCGTGGGCTACCTCGGCCTCGACCGCGTGTTCACGGGCAACATGACGGGCAACGTCGTGATCCTCGGCATGGCGCTCGCCGGGGCCGACGACCTGCCCGTGACGGGCCCCCTGCTCGCGTTCGGCACGTTCATGGCCGGCGCGGCGCTCGGGGGCGTCGTGCTCCGCCCGGTACGAGTGGGGTGGACGCCGCGCACGACGTCGCTGTTCGTCGTCGTCGGCGCCGTCATGGCCGCGCTCGCCGTCCTCCTCGTGGCGTTCGACGACGACATGCCGCACGCGGTCCAGCTCGTCGTGACGGTCCTGCTCGCGTTCGCGATGGGACTCCAGGCCGCGACGGCGCGCCATCTGGCGGTCAAGGACGTCACGACCGTCGTCGTCACCTCGACCATCACGAGCCTCGCGGCCGACGCGCGCCTCGGGGGCGGCACGGGGGCCCACGCGCCCCGGCGGATCCTCGCGATCGGGCTCATCGGCGCGGGGGCGTGCGTCGGCGCGCTGCTCCTGCAGGCGCACGTCGCGTGGGGCGTCGCGGTGAGCGCCGCCATCACGCTCGCGGTCGCGGCGCTGGGCCACACCACCGAGGCCGAGTAG
- a CDS encoding gamma-glutamyltransferase family protein, whose product MAATTHWLATASAQAVLERGGNAFDAAAAAAFVLHVVEPHLNGPGGDMTGVLATADDPGRPRVLVGQGPAPAGATIAHYRDTEGLDLVPGSGALAAAVPAAVDAWLLLLRDHGTWPLRDVLGFAIGYARDGHPLLAAVSRTVERVAGLFAEHWPTSAARWTPDGRVPRPGEIVTNPEYAAVLEALAGAADDAAAAGSGRTGTIDAARAAWRDVVGPAAEELVATPHRHSDGRDHAGVLTAADVATCTASYEDATTVDFRGYTVAKTAAWGQGPVLLQALRLLDGFDDARLDPSTELGAHTVLEALKLALADRDVWYGDDDVPLDHLLSEAYAAERRTLVTERASHELRPGLVPGRPAPPLPPAHAEVPPAADASGTGEPTLQAGGRTRGDTCHLDVVDRWGNMISATPSGGWLQSSPTVPGLGFCLGTRLQMTWLDESSPSRLQPGRRPRTTLSPTLVLRDGAPVLACGTPGGDQQDQWQLPFLLRVLVGGYTPQQAVDAPTLHTTSAVGSFWPRTWTPGGAVVEDRLGAEVLAGLESRGHVLTRAGDWALGRLSAVTRDPATGVLGAAANSRGAQGYAAGR is encoded by the coding sequence ATGGCCGCCACGACGCACTGGCTCGCCACAGCGAGCGCGCAGGCCGTGCTCGAGCGCGGCGGCAACGCGTTCGACGCGGCGGCCGCCGCCGCGTTCGTGCTGCACGTCGTCGAGCCTCACCTCAACGGGCCCGGCGGCGACATGACGGGCGTGCTCGCCACGGCGGACGACCCCGGCCGCCCGCGCGTGCTCGTCGGCCAAGGCCCCGCACCGGCGGGCGCCACGATCGCGCACTACCGCGACACCGAGGGCCTCGACCTCGTCCCGGGCTCCGGGGCGCTCGCCGCCGCCGTCCCCGCCGCGGTCGACGCCTGGCTGCTGCTCCTGCGCGACCACGGCACCTGGCCGCTGCGCGACGTCCTGGGCTTCGCGATCGGGTACGCGCGCGACGGCCACCCCCTCCTCGCGGCCGTGTCGCGGACGGTCGAGCGGGTCGCGGGTCTGTTCGCGGAGCACTGGCCGACGTCGGCCGCGCGGTGGACGCCCGACGGCCGCGTCCCCCGCCCGGGCGAGATCGTGACGAACCCCGAGTACGCCGCCGTCCTCGAGGCGCTCGCCGGCGCGGCCGACGACGCGGCGGCCGCGGGCTCGGGCCGCACCGGGACGATCGACGCCGCCCGTGCCGCCTGGCGCGACGTCGTCGGGCCCGCGGCCGAGGAGCTCGTCGCGACCCCGCACCGCCACTCCGACGGCCGCGACCACGCCGGCGTGCTCACCGCGGCCGACGTCGCGACGTGCACCGCCTCGTACGAGGACGCGACGACCGTCGACTTCCGGGGGTACACGGTCGCCAAGACCGCGGCGTGGGGACAGGGCCCGGTGCTGCTCCAGGCGCTGCGCCTCCTCGACGGGTTCGACGACGCGCGCCTCGACCCCTCGACCGAGCTCGGCGCCCACACGGTGCTCGAGGCGCTCAAGCTCGCGCTCGCCGACCGCGACGTCTGGTACGGCGACGACGACGTGCCGCTCGACCACCTGCTCTCCGAGGCGTACGCCGCCGAGCGCCGGACGCTCGTCACCGAGCGCGCGTCGCACGAGCTGCGCCCCGGCCTCGTGCCGGGACGCCCCGCTCCCCCGCTCCCCCCGGCGCACGCCGAGGTGCCGCCGGCCGCGGACGCCTCGGGCACGGGCGAGCCCACGCTCCAGGCGGGCGGCCGCACGCGCGGCGACACGTGCCACCTCGACGTCGTCGACCGCTGGGGCAACATGATCAGCGCGACACCCTCGGGCGGCTGGCTCCAGTCCTCCCCGACCGTGCCCGGCCTGGGCTTCTGCCTCGGCACACGGCTGCAGATGACGTGGCTCGACGAGTCCTCGCCGTCGCGCCTTCAGCCGGGCCGGCGCCCGCGCACGACGCTCTCGCCGACGCTCGTCCTGCGCGACGGCGCCCCCGTGCTGGCGTGCGGCACGCCCGGCGGCGACCAGCAGGACCAGTGGCAGCTGCCGTTCCTGCTGCGCGTACTCGTGGGCGGGTACACGCCGCAGCAGGCGGTCGACGCTCCGACGCTGCACACGACGTCGGCCGTCGGCTCGTTCTGGCCGCGGACGTGGACGCCGGGCGGCGCGGTCGTCGAGGACCGCCTCGGCGCCGAGGTGCTCGCCGGGCTCGAGTCCCGCGGCCACGTGCTGACCCGCGCGGGCGACTGGGCGCTCGGCCGCCTGTCCGCCGTCACGCGCGACCCGGCGACCGGCGTCCTCGGCGCGGCCGCGAACTCGCGCGGCGCGCAGGGCTACGCGGCCGGGCGCTGA